One genomic segment of Pseudonocardia sp. T1-2H includes these proteins:
- the dapE gene encoding succinyl-diaminopimelate desuccinylase, translated as MTSQTTDRALDLTADPVDLTAALVDVPSVSGDEAVLAGLLEAALREQAPHLEVVRSGAAVLARTHLGREQRVLLAGHIDTVPIADNVPSRRDGSVLYGCGTSDMKAGDAVFAHLAATLPEPRHDLTLVFYDCEEVEAARNGLGRIERELPEWLRADLAILGEPTDGEVEAGCQGTLRVVVRTTGRRAHSARSWLGDNAIHHAGEVLGRLAGYAPRDVDIDGCVYREGLQAVRISGGVAGNVVPDECVVTVNFRFAPDRTAEAAVAHVEEVLHGFDLAVTDLSPGALPGLTAPAAQQFLTATGTSARAKYGWTDVSRFAALGIPAINYGPGNPNLAHTREEHVDAAAIIRCTDVLRRFLG; from the coding sequence GTGACCTCGCAGACCACGGACCGGGCCCTCGACCTCACCGCGGATCCCGTCGACCTGACGGCCGCACTCGTCGACGTGCCCAGCGTGTCCGGGGACGAGGCCGTCCTCGCGGGCCTGCTCGAGGCCGCACTGCGGGAGCAGGCACCCCACCTCGAGGTCGTGCGCAGCGGCGCGGCCGTGCTGGCCCGGACCCACCTCGGGCGCGAGCAGCGGGTGCTCCTCGCGGGGCACATCGACACCGTCCCGATCGCGGACAACGTCCCGAGCCGTCGCGACGGCTCGGTTCTGTACGGCTGCGGCACGTCGGACATGAAGGCCGGGGACGCCGTCTTCGCGCACCTCGCCGCCACCCTCCCCGAGCCCCGGCACGACCTCACGCTGGTGTTCTACGACTGCGAGGAGGTCGAGGCCGCCCGCAACGGGCTGGGTCGCATCGAGCGCGAGCTCCCGGAGTGGCTTCGCGCCGACCTCGCGATCCTCGGCGAGCCGACGGACGGCGAGGTCGAGGCGGGCTGCCAGGGGACCCTGCGGGTGGTGGTCCGGACCACCGGGCGTCGGGCGCACTCGGCCCGCTCCTGGCTGGGGGACAACGCGATCCACCATGCGGGCGAGGTGCTGGGCCGGCTCGCCGGCTACGCCCCCCGGGACGTCGACATCGACGGCTGCGTCTACCGCGAGGGCCTGCAGGCGGTCCGGATCTCGGGGGGAGTGGCGGGCAACGTCGTGCCCGACGAGTGCGTGGTCACCGTCAACTTCCGGTTCGCACCGGACCGCACCGCCGAGGCCGCCGTGGCGCACGTCGAGGAGGTGCTCCACGGGTTCGACCTCGCCGTCACCGACCTCTCGCCCGGTGCCCTGCCCGGCCTCACCGCCCCCGCCGCGCAGCAGTTCCTGACGGCGACCGGGACGTCGGCGCGGGCGAAGTACGGCTGGACGGACGTCTCCCGGTTCGCCGCGCTGGGCATCCCGGCGATCAACTACGGTCCCGGGAACCCGAACCTGGCGCACACCCGCGAGGAGCACGTCGACGCCGCGGCCATCATCCGATGCACCGACGTCCTCCGGCGTTTTCTCGGCTGA
- a CDS encoding LOG family protein — protein sequence MSANGERARPEQSFRGPVVLRREHQTEGSTTDQRLLDSRGPSDWVHTDPWRVMRIQAEFVEGFGMLAELPRAVTVFGSARTPADSPEYAQGVQLGAALADAGFATITGGGPGTMEAVNRGCSEAGGLSVGLGIELPFEQGLNEWVDLGINFRYFFARKTMFVKYSQAFVCLPGGFGTLDELFEAMTLVQTKKVTKFPVVLLGKEYWQGLYDWIAGPVLKTGKIGEKDLALLHLTDDVDDAVKVVHEAYRAWEETH from the coding sequence ATGAGCGCGAACGGGGAGCGGGCCCGACCCGAGCAGAGTTTCCGCGGCCCGGTGGTGCTGCGTCGCGAGCACCAGACGGAGGGCAGCACCACGGACCAGCGGCTGCTGGACTCACGCGGCCCGAGCGACTGGGTGCACACGGACCCCTGGCGGGTCATGCGGATCCAGGCCGAGTTCGTCGAGGGCTTCGGCATGCTGGCCGAGCTGCCCCGCGCGGTGACGGTCTTCGGTTCGGCGCGGACGCCGGCCGACAGCCCGGAGTACGCCCAGGGCGTACAGCTGGGCGCCGCACTGGCCGACGCCGGCTTCGCCACCATCACCGGCGGCGGCCCGGGCACGATGGAGGCCGTCAACAGGGGGTGCTCCGAGGCGGGCGGGCTGTCCGTCGGGCTGGGCATCGAGCTGCCGTTCGAGCAGGGCCTCAACGAGTGGGTCGACCTGGGCATCAACTTCCGGTACTTCTTCGCCCGCAAGACGATGTTCGTCAAGTACTCCCAGGCGTTCGTCTGCCTGCCAGGCGGGTTCGGCACGCTCGACGAGCTGTTCGAGGCCATGACCCTGGTCCAGACGAAGAAGGTCACCAAGTTCCCGGTCGTCCTGCTCGGCAAGGAGTACTGGCAGGGCCTCTACGACTGGATCGCGGGCCCGGTCCTGAAGACCGGCAAGATCGGCGAGAAGGACCTGGCGCTGCTGCACCTCACCGACGACGTCGACGACGCGGTCAAGGTCGTGCACGAGGCGTACCGCGCGTGGGAGGAGACGCACTGA
- a CDS encoding LOG family protein: MTAGRGGRDPHAVCVYCGSSDGVPQRYLDLASEVGREIGARGWSLVSGGGKRSMMGAVALGAREAGARTVGVIPRSMVEREWADHDSDELLVTETMRERKALMEAHADAFLALPGGIGTCEELFEVWSAGALDLHAKPVVILDPDGHWTGLLQWVEGLMAAGFASRAPLERITVVRDVAGALEACAPRVDATAVPRSGT, translated from the coding sequence ATGACGGCCGGACGCGGGGGCCGGGACCCGCACGCCGTCTGCGTCTACTGCGGCTCCTCGGACGGCGTCCCGCAGCGCTACCTGGACCTCGCGTCGGAGGTGGGCCGGGAGATCGGGGCCCGCGGCTGGTCGCTGGTCTCCGGCGGCGGCAAGCGGTCGATGATGGGCGCCGTCGCGCTCGGGGCGCGTGAGGCGGGCGCCCGGACCGTCGGGGTGATCCCGCGGAGCATGGTCGAGCGCGAGTGGGCGGACCACGACTCGGACGAGCTTCTCGTCACTGAGACGATGCGGGAGCGGAAGGCGCTGATGGAGGCGCACGCCGACGCGTTCCTCGCGCTCCCGGGCGGTATCGGGACCTGCGAGGAACTCTTCGAGGTCTGGTCGGCCGGAGCGCTGGACCTGCACGCCAAACCGGTCGTGATCCTGGACCCGGACGGCCACTGGACGGGTCTGCTCCAGTGGGTCGAAGGGCTCATGGCGGCCGGGTTCGCGAGCCGCGCCCCGCTGGAGCGGATCACGGTGGTGCGCGACGTCGCGGGCGCCCTGGAGGCCTGCGCCCCCCGCGTCGACGCCACGGCCGTGCCACGATCGGGGACGTGA
- a CDS encoding glucosyl-3-phosphoglycerate synthase encodes MQPITEDWFARRTWQAPDWTVEDLIAAKRGRRVSVVLPALNEEATIGAIVAGIAPFTMGNRPLVDDLLVMDSGSEDRTIEIARENGARVARRTDVVPHLEPVPGKGEVLWRSLAATDGDVICFIDSDLVDFDPGFVPSLLGPLLLADGVHLVKGFYRRPLRLEVTEAESLDHGGGRVTELVARPLLSALRPELAGIVQPLGGEYAGTRALLESVPFATSYGVEIGLLLDTVDGLGLDAIAQVNLGVRKHRNRNLMDLGVMARQITATALRRTGLPDTGAPLTQFVQVGGEWVPNSRELVTTERPPMREVLPARQPDQVA; translated from the coding sequence ATGCAGCCGATCACCGAGGACTGGTTCGCCCGTCGCACCTGGCAGGCCCCGGACTGGACCGTCGAGGACCTGATCGCCGCGAAGCGTGGCCGCAGGGTGTCCGTCGTCCTTCCCGCGTTGAACGAGGAAGCGACCATCGGCGCCATCGTCGCCGGTATCGCGCCTTTCACCATGGGGAACCGGCCCTTGGTCGACGACCTGCTGGTCATGGATTCCGGGTCCGAGGACCGCACCATCGAGATAGCGCGCGAGAACGGCGCCCGCGTCGCGCGGCGCACCGATGTCGTGCCGCATCTCGAGCCGGTTCCCGGTAAGGGCGAGGTGCTCTGGCGTTCGCTCGCCGCCACCGACGGCGACGTCATCTGCTTCATCGACTCGGATCTCGTCGACTTCGACCCCGGGTTCGTCCCGTCGCTGCTCGGCCCGCTGCTGCTGGCGGACGGCGTGCACCTGGTGAAGGGCTTCTACCGGCGGCCGCTGCGCCTCGAGGTCACCGAGGCCGAGTCGCTGGACCACGGCGGCGGCCGGGTCACCGAGCTCGTCGCCCGCCCGCTGCTGTCCGCCCTCCGTCCGGAGCTCGCCGGCATCGTCCAGCCACTCGGCGGCGAGTACGCGGGCACCCGCGCGCTGCTCGAGTCCGTCCCCTTCGCCACGAGCTACGGGGTGGAGATCGGGCTGCTGCTCGACACGGTCGACGGCTTGGGCCTCGACGCCATCGCCCAGGTGAACCTCGGGGTGCGCAAGCACCGCAACCGCAACCTCATGGACCTCGGGGTCATGGCCCGGCAGATCACGGCCACGGCGCTGCGCCGCACGGGGCTGCCGGACACCGGCGCACCGCTGACGCAGTTCGTGCAGGTCGGGGGCGAATGGGTCCCGAACAGCCGGGAGCTGGTCACCACCGAGCGGCCGCCGATGCGGGAGGTCCTGCCCGCCCGGCAGCCGGACCAGGTCGCCTGA
- a CDS encoding DivIVA domain-containing protein: MGTALIYLLVVAAVAAVVFVLAAMVFGRGEELAPLAPGATPTRLPAESVRGADVRDLRFQQVVRGYRMGEVDWVLERLADEVDRLTRERDVLAARVEELESGPAIPVARHATGSTHRRIGPSEHEGPRQ, translated from the coding sequence GTGGGGACCGCTCTGATCTACCTGCTCGTCGTCGCGGCGGTGGCGGCGGTGGTGTTCGTGCTCGCGGCCATGGTCTTCGGCCGGGGCGAGGAGTTGGCCCCGCTGGCGCCGGGGGCGACACCGACCCGGCTGCCCGCGGAGTCCGTCCGCGGGGCGGACGTGCGGGACCTGCGCTTCCAGCAGGTCGTGCGCGGGTACCGGATGGGCGAGGTGGACTGGGTGCTCGAACGCCTGGCGGATGAGGTGGACCGGCTCACGCGCGAACGCGACGTGCTGGCGGCCCGGGTCGAGGAACTGGAGTCCGGTCCCGCGATCCCGGTCGCGCGGCACGCGACCGGCAGCACCCACCGGCGGATCGGGCCGTCCGAGCACGAGGGGCCGCGCCAGTGA
- a CDS encoding SRPBCC family protein encodes MSEPPTGGTPAPNARRELTLTVDVRAPAPVVWAYVTDWETQGEWIPATRVRRTGGDGRSVGSTLDAFTGVGPVGFRDTMEITEWSEPAPGSDGPWRCVVLHTGKVVRGDGVFEVVELGPERSRFVWTELLDLPLGAVGRFGWPLVRPGFAAGVQLALRKMARLCERRYTAPR; translated from the coding sequence GTGAGTGAGCCGCCGACCGGCGGGACGCCGGCTCCGAACGCCCGTCGCGAGCTGACCCTGACCGTCGACGTCCGGGCGCCCGCCCCTGTGGTCTGGGCCTACGTGACGGACTGGGAGACGCAGGGGGAGTGGATCCCCGCCACCCGCGTCCGGCGCACCGGCGGGGACGGCCGGTCCGTCGGCTCCACCCTCGACGCCTTCACCGGCGTCGGCCCGGTCGGCTTCCGGGACACCATGGAGATCACCGAGTGGAGTGAGCCGGCGCCCGGTTCCGACGGGCCCTGGCGCTGCGTCGTCCTGCACACCGGGAAGGTCGTGCGCGGCGACGGCGTGTTCGAGGTCGTCGAGCTCGGGCCGGAACGCTCCCGCTTCGTCTGGACCGAGCTGCTGGACCTCCCGCTCGGGGCCGTCGGCCGGTTCGGCTGGCCGCTGGTGCGGCCCGGCTTCGCGGCCGGTGTCCAGCTCGCGCTGCGGAAGATGGCCCGGCTGTGCGAGCGGCGGTACACCGCACCGCGGTGA
- a CDS encoding DNA-3-methyladenine glycosylase I, with translation MTTPADERLRCGWATSAPEYVAYHDDEWGRPLRGEVALFERLTLEGFQSGLSWLVILRKRPAFREAFAGFDPEVVAKFDDADRARLLADAGIVRNRLKIDAAIDNARAVLELDTPLDELLWSFAPDPAVHVRPATLAEVPATSGESKAMAKELKRRGFRFVGPTTCYALMQAAGLVDDHVADCWRASPDAPRP, from the coding sequence GTGACGACTCCTGCCGACGAGCGCCTCCGATGCGGATGGGCCACCTCCGCCCCGGAGTACGTCGCCTATCACGACGACGAGTGGGGCCGGCCCCTGCGCGGCGAGGTCGCGCTCTTCGAGAGGCTCACGCTCGAGGGCTTCCAGTCCGGGCTCTCGTGGCTGGTGATCCTGCGCAAGCGGCCGGCGTTCCGGGAGGCGTTCGCGGGGTTCGACCCGGAGGTCGTCGCCAAGTTCGACGATGCGGACCGCGCGCGGCTGCTGGCGGACGCCGGCATCGTCCGGAACCGCCTGAAGATCGATGCGGCGATCGACAACGCCCGGGCGGTCCTGGAGCTCGACACGCCGCTCGACGAGCTGCTGTGGTCGTTCGCGCCGGACCCGGCCGTCCACGTCCGTCCGGCGACACTCGCCGAGGTACCGGCCACGAGCGGGGAGTCGAAGGCCATGGCGAAGGAGCTCAAACGGCGTGGCTTCCGGTTCGTTGGACCCACCACCTGCTACGCGCTGATGCAGGCCGCGGGGCTCGTGGACGACCACGTCGCGGACTGCTGGCGGGCGTCCCCGGACGCCCCGCGTCCATAA
- a CDS encoding DUF3117 domain-containing protein, which translates to MAAMKPRTGDGPLEVTKEGRGIVMRVPLEGGGRLVVEMTPEEASNLGDALKAASPS; encoded by the coding sequence ATGGCGGCGATGAAGCCCCGGACCGGTGACGGACCCCTGGAAGTGACGAAGGAGGGCCGGGGCATCGTGATGAGGGTTCCGCTCGAGGGCGGCGGCCGGCTCGTCGTCGAGATGACCCCCGAAGAGGCCAGCAACCTGGGCGACGCTCTCAAGGCGGCCTCCCCCAGCTGA
- a CDS encoding CGNR zinc finger domain-containing protein, which translates to MDFIGYRSDALGAAVELVNTVTAAPAGRNGESAPPNQLREVLLAHGYLAGRAPASVEPTLRGWAHRLRTVFDAEDLDETAVAVNAVLADVVIGPHLTRHDDQSWHLHYSPPDAAVVDRVRSTTAFALAMLVSEYGMDRHGVCAADGCSRVFADTSRNAARRYCSPACANRSAVAAHRARQRSSR; encoded by the coding sequence GTGGACTTCATTGGTTACAGAAGTGACGCGCTCGGCGCTGCGGTCGAACTGGTCAACACGGTCACGGCCGCGCCGGCGGGCCGTAACGGCGAGAGCGCGCCGCCGAACCAGCTCCGTGAGGTCCTGCTCGCCCACGGTTACCTCGCGGGCCGCGCACCCGCATCGGTGGAGCCCACATTGCGGGGCTGGGCGCACCGGCTGCGCACCGTGTTCGACGCCGAGGACCTCGACGAGACCGCGGTGGCGGTGAACGCGGTGCTCGCGGACGTCGTGATCGGCCCGCACCTGACCCGGCACGACGACCAGAGCTGGCACCTGCACTACTCGCCGCCGGACGCCGCCGTGGTGGACCGGGTCCGCTCCACCACGGCCTTCGCCCTCGCCATGCTGGTGTCCGAGTACGGGATGGACCGACACGGCGTCTGCGCCGCGGACGGCTGCTCGCGCGTCTTCGCGGACACCTCCCGCAACGCCGCCCGCCGCTACTGCTCCCCGGCCTGCGCCAACCGCTCCGCGGTCGCCGCCCACCGCGCCCGCCAGCGCTCCTCCCGCTGA
- the glgA gene encoding glycogen synthase produces the protein MRIGLLTREYPPDVYGGAGVHVAHLVPALRALVDVDVHAFGGADSPPREGVTAYATPGGLAGANPALQTLGVDLSMVAGLQDADVAHSHTWYANMAGHLAKILYGIPHVVTAHSLEPRRPWKAEQLGGGYRLSSWVERTAYESADAVIAVSRGMRDDVLSCYPSLDPARVHVVHNGIDTEFYRPDPGRDAVVEAGVDPDRPIVVFVGRITRQKGLGHLVAAAHSISPDAQIVLCAGAPDTPEIAEETEKAVSELASARPGVIWVRRMLDTAEVRQLLSAATVFVCPSVYEPLGIVNLEAMACGTAVVASDVGGIPEVVEDGVTGTLVHYDEHDTDTFRSGIADAVNALLADPARAEAMGVAGRERAVREFAWEQAAERTVEIYRSL, from the coding sequence GTGCGGATCGGTCTGCTCACCCGCGAATATCCCCCGGACGTCTACGGCGGCGCCGGGGTCCATGTCGCGCACCTCGTCCCTGCCCTCCGGGCCCTCGTCGACGTCGACGTGCACGCCTTCGGCGGCGCCGACTCCCCGCCCCGGGAGGGCGTGACGGCCTACGCCACCCCGGGCGGGCTGGCCGGGGCGAACCCCGCGCTGCAGACGCTGGGCGTGGACCTGTCGATGGTCGCAGGGCTGCAGGACGCCGACGTCGCGCACTCGCACACCTGGTACGCGAACATGGCCGGGCACCTCGCGAAGATCCTCTACGGGATCCCGCACGTCGTCACCGCGCACTCGCTCGAACCCCGGCGCCCGTGGAAGGCCGAGCAGCTCGGCGGCGGCTACCGGCTCTCGTCCTGGGTGGAGAGGACCGCCTACGAGTCCGCGGACGCCGTGATCGCCGTCAGCCGGGGCATGCGGGACGACGTCCTGAGCTGCTATCCCTCCCTCGACCCCGCCCGGGTCCACGTCGTCCACAACGGGATCGACACCGAGTTCTACCGGCCGGATCCCGGCCGGGACGCCGTCGTCGAGGCCGGGGTGGACCCGGACCGGCCGATCGTCGTGTTCGTCGGGCGGATCACCCGGCAGAAGGGGCTCGGGCACCTGGTCGCCGCGGCACACTCGATCAGTCCGGACGCCCAGATCGTGCTCTGCGCGGGCGCGCCGGACACCCCGGAGATCGCCGAGGAGACGGAGAAGGCGGTCAGCGAGCTGGCCTCCGCCCGGCCCGGCGTGATCTGGGTGCGGCGCATGCTCGACACGGCGGAGGTCCGCCAGCTGCTGTCCGCCGCGACGGTGTTCGTCTGCCCGTCGGTGTACGAGCCGCTGGGGATCGTCAACCTGGAGGCGATGGCGTGCGGCACGGCCGTCGTCGCCTCGGACGTGGGCGGGATCCCGGAGGTCGTCGAGGACGGCGTGACGGGGACCCTCGTGCACTACGACGAGCACGACACGGACACCTTCCGCAGCGGGATCGCCGACGCCGTCAACGCCCTGCTCGCGGACCCGGCCCGCGCCGAGGCGATGGGCGTCGCGGGCCGCGAACGGGCGGTACGGGAGTTCGCCTGGGAGCAGGCGGCCGAGCGCACCGTCGAGATCTACCGCAGCCTGTAG
- the glgC gene encoding glucose-1-phosphate adenylyltransferase, whose amino-acid sequence MLTPGGMPANVLGIVLAGGEGKRLWPLTADRAKPGVPFGGNYRLIDFVLSNLVNAGIHRICVLTQYKSHSLDRHISTTWRLSSVLGQYITTVPAQQRLGRRWYTGSADAIFQSLNLVYDERPDYIAVFGADHVYRMDPSQMIAQHIETGAGVTVAGIRVPRMEAKAFGCIDSDAEGKIVGFLEKPSDPPHVPDDPEVTFASMGNYVFTTETLIDALRADAEDPDSDHDMGGDIIPRLVNEGEAHVYDFADNVVPGETDRDRGYWRDVGTIDAYYDSHTDLVSVHPIFNLYNERWPIRTATPPLPPAKFVEGGIAQDSIVGAGTIISGAIVRRSTISPNVTIQAGAEVSDSVILPGVKIGRGAVVRRAILDKNVVVPDGALIGVDLALDRARYTVSPGGVVVLGKGVTAL is encoded by the coding sequence ATGCTGACCCCCGGAGGCATGCCGGCGAACGTGCTCGGCATCGTCCTGGCCGGCGGTGAGGGCAAGAGGCTGTGGCCGCTCACGGCGGACCGCGCGAAACCAGGTGTGCCGTTCGGCGGCAACTACCGCCTGATCGACTTCGTGCTCTCCAACCTGGTGAACGCCGGGATCCACCGGATCTGCGTGTTGACGCAGTACAAGTCGCACTCGCTGGACCGGCACATCTCCACCACGTGGCGGCTCTCGAGCGTGCTCGGGCAGTACATCACCACGGTCCCGGCGCAGCAGCGGCTCGGCCGCCGCTGGTACACCGGCAGCGCGGACGCGATCTTCCAGAGCCTCAACCTCGTCTACGACGAGAGGCCGGACTACATCGCCGTCTTCGGCGCGGACCACGTGTACCGCATGGACCCGAGCCAGATGATCGCGCAGCACATCGAGACGGGGGCGGGCGTCACCGTCGCCGGCATCCGGGTGCCGCGGATGGAGGCCAAGGCCTTCGGCTGCATCGACTCGGACGCGGAGGGCAAGATCGTCGGGTTCCTCGAGAAGCCGTCGGACCCGCCGCACGTCCCGGACGACCCCGAGGTCACCTTCGCCTCGATGGGCAACTACGTGTTCACCACGGAGACGCTCATCGACGCGTTGCGCGCCGACGCCGAGGACCCGGACTCGGACCACGACATGGGCGGGGACATCATCCCGCGGCTGGTCAACGAGGGCGAGGCGCACGTCTACGACTTCGCGGACAACGTCGTGCCCGGCGAGACGGACCGCGACCGCGGCTACTGGCGCGACGTCGGGACGATCGACGCCTACTACGACTCGCACACGGACCTCGTCTCGGTGCACCCGATCTTCAACCTCTACAACGAGCGCTGGCCGATCCGCACGGCGACGCCGCCGCTGCCGCCGGCCAAGTTCGTCGAGGGCGGGATCGCGCAGGACTCCATCGTCGGCGCGGGCACGATCATCTCCGGCGCGATCGTCCGCCGGTCCACGATCAGCCCGAACGTGACGATCCAGGCCGGCGCCGAGGTGTCGGACTCGGTGATCCTGCCGGGGGTGAAGATCGGCCGGGGCGCCGTGGTGCGCCGCGCGATCCTGGACAAGAACGTCGTGGTGCCCGACGGCGCGCTGATCGGCGTCGACCTGGCCCTGGACCGGGCGCGCTACACGGTGAGCCCGGGCGGGGTCGTCGTCCTCGGCAAGGGCGTCACCGCCCTCTGA
- a CDS encoding O-methyltransferase has translation MTGPLAANERADRPMGTADGYLAEDDVLASARARGDAAGATPVTSGVGAALAFLAATTSAKAVVEIGTGAGVSGLWLLRGMSGDGTLTSIDVDPELQRAARRSFLDAGYGPSRLRLINGMALEVLPRLTDGGYDLVFVDAVPTEYPRYLEEAVRLIRPGGVVVLEGVLADPGIDRAGHDGHERADLAAAALQEVADLARDDGRLVAALLPLGQGLLCATRV, from the coding sequence ATGACCGGCCCCCTGGCGGCGAACGAGCGGGCGGACCGCCCGATGGGCACCGCCGACGGCTACCTCGCCGAGGACGACGTCCTGGCGTCCGCCCGCGCCCGCGGGGACGCGGCGGGCGCGACCCCGGTGACCAGCGGGGTCGGTGCCGCGCTGGCGTTCCTGGCCGCGACGACGTCGGCGAAGGCGGTCGTGGAGATCGGCACCGGAGCGGGCGTGAGCGGACTCTGGCTGCTCCGCGGGATGTCCGGGGACGGCACGCTGACCTCGATCGACGTCGACCCCGAGCTCCAGCGGGCGGCCCGCCGCTCGTTCCTCGACGCCGGTTACGGCCCGTCCCGGCTCCGGCTGATCAACGGCATGGCCCTCGAGGTCCTCCCCCGGCTCACCGACGGCGGCTACGACCTGGTGTTCGTCGACGCCGTGCCCACCGAGTACCCGCGGTACCTCGAGGAGGCCGTCCGGCTGATCCGGCCGGGCGGCGTCGTCGTGCTGGAGGGGGTGCTCGCGGACCCCGGGATCGACCGCGCCGGCCACGACGGCCACGAACGCGCCGACCTCGCCGCCGCGGCGCTGCAGGAGGTCGCGGACCTCGCCCGGGACGATGGACGCCTGGTCGCGGCCCTGCTCCCGCTGGGGCAGGGCCTGCTCTGCGCGACGCGGGTCTGA
- the sigE gene encoding RNA polymerase sigma factor SigE, whose translation MTDRPATVGFDAETVTSSSPGSVSLPGEGPEWTPPSWDEVVREHADRVYRLAYRLSGNPHDAEDLTQETFIRVFRSLANYKPGTFEGWLHRITTNLFLDMVRRRARVRMEGLPEDTDRLPGGGPEPETVFSETHLDPMLQDALDELPPEFRAAVVLCDVEGLSYEEIGATLGVKLGTVRSRIHRGRAQLRGALERRRAEGEQLRSGGPGELVMVGEVAGR comes from the coding sequence ATGACCGACCGACCGGCCACCGTGGGCTTCGACGCGGAAACGGTGACGTCCTCGTCGCCGGGCTCCGTGTCGCTGCCCGGCGAAGGGCCCGAATGGACCCCGCCGAGCTGGGACGAGGTCGTCCGAGAGCACGCGGACCGGGTCTACCGGCTCGCGTACCGGCTCAGCGGCAACCCGCACGACGCGGAGGACCTCACCCAGGAGACCTTCATCCGGGTCTTCCGCTCGCTCGCGAACTACAAGCCCGGCACCTTCGAGGGCTGGCTGCACCGGATCACCACGAACCTGTTCCTGGACATGGTCCGCCGCCGCGCCCGCGTGCGCATGGAGGGCCTGCCCGAGGACACCGACCGGCTCCCGGGCGGCGGCCCGGAGCCGGAGACGGTCTTCTCGGAGACCCACCTGGACCCGATGCTGCAGGACGCGCTGGACGAGCTGCCCCCGGAGTTCCGGGCCGCGGTCGTGCTGTGTGACGTGGAAGGCCTCTCCTACGAGGAGATCGGCGCCACGCTCGGCGTGAAGCTGGGTACCGTGAGGAGCAGGATCCACCGTGGCCGCGCTCAGCTGCGCGGTGCGCTCGAGCGTCGCCGCGCGGAGGGCGAGCAGCTGCGGAGCGGTGGTCCGGGTGAGCTGGTGATGGTCGGGGAGGTAGCGGGTCGATGA